From a region of the Impatiens glandulifera chromosome 4, dImpGla2.1, whole genome shotgun sequence genome:
- the LOC124935186 gene encoding cucumisin-like gives MKEEVVIFPNKNHHLQTTRSWDFLHFPQRIRREHTVESDIIVGIIDSGIWPESDCFIDTGYGPPPIKWQGSCDGLTNFHCNMKLIGAKYYKNDGGFSPTDIQSPRDSLGHGTHVASVIACNLVNSEGLSGLGRGIARGGVPSSRIAVYKVCWSTGCADEDIIEAFCDAINDGVDLLSISIVNSVSSYSENTIAFMSFQAMNKGILTTMAAGNDGPGPISIKNVAPWALTVAASASDRNYVTNLMLGNGKTLMGVSVNTFDPNGYSPLVYGGSVPNKRNGASSSQSRLCKPNSLNPILVKGKIVICDEYNFGEAAISAGAIGMVIQANATKDDSSVFALPTTYVDMRSTGYILRYVSSSSNPIGSILKSTQVFDASAPYIASFSSRGPNPITPHILKPDLCAPGVKILGAWTLANSPTRLQEDLRRLPYNIVSGTSSACPHVTAAAAYVKSFHPSWSPAAIKSALMTTATKMSEEKTPQAEFAYGAGQINPERARKPGLVYDITLVDYLKFLCGQGYRNNDLKFLSGMHSVCNRYGTENAWNLNMPSFSIPVMPSTHFNVTYTRTVTNVGPSSSIYQAQIIAPPGLNIQVVPNVLHFSSVRQTQTFAVVFVGRISVGNNIVSASLSWVSSTNTVRSPIVVFVRN, from the exons ATGAAAGAAGAAGTCGTTATCTTTCCTAACAAAAACCATCATCTACAAACAACGAGATCATGGGACTTCTTACACTTCCCACAAAGGATTCGAAGAGAGCACACGGTTGAGAGCGATATAATTGTTGGAATAATCGATTCTGGAATTTGGCCAGAGTCAGATTGTTTTATTGATACTGGATATGGACCTCCACCAATTAAATGGCAAGGGTCCTGTGATGGATTAACTAATTTCCATTGCAATAT GAAACTTATTGGAGCAAAATACTACAAAAACGATGGAGGCTTCTCTCCAACCGATATCCAGTCTCCAAGAGACTCCCTTGGTCATGGAACTCATGTGGCTTCCGTGATCGCCTGTAACCTTGTTAATTCGGAAGGCCTTTCTGGTCTCGGGAGAGGTATAGCTCGAGGAGGAGTCCCGTCTTCGAGGATCGCTGTTTACAAAGTATGTTGGTCAACCGGTTGCGCAGATGAGGACATTATTGAAGCATTTTGTGATGCCATTAATGATGGGGTTGATCTATTATCAATTTCTATTGTAAATAGTGTTTCAAGCTACTCTGAAAATACCATAGCTTTTATGAGTTTTCAAGCCATGAATAAAGGAATTTTGACGACAATGGCTGCTGGAAACGATGGTCCGGGACCTATATCTATCAAAAATGTTGCTCCTTGGGCGCTTACAGTAGCAGCAAGTGCCAGCGATCGTAATTACGTTACCAATTTGATGTTGGGCAATGGGAAAACTTTGATG GGAGTTTCAGTGAACACGTTTGATCCAAATGGTTACAGCCCTTTAGTGTATGGAGGCAGTGTGCCCAATAAAAGAAATGGTGCTTCTAGTTCTCAATCtag ATTGTGCAAACCGAACTCACTTAATCCTATATTGGTAAAGGGTAAAATTGTCATTTGTGACGAATATAATTTTGGAGAAGCAGCTATTTCTGCTGGAGCAATTGGTATGGTGATACAAGCTAATGCAACCAAAGATGACTCTAGCGTGTTTGCCCTCCCAACAACTTATGTTGACATGCGGAGTACTGGATACATCTTGAGATATGTTAGCTCATCAAG TAATCCAATTGGAAGCATATTGAAGAGTACTCAAGTTTTTGATGCTTCAGCACCATATATTGCATCATTCTCATCTAGGGGACCCAATCCTATAACACCTCATATTCTCAAG CCGGATTTGTGTGCACCTGGTGTTAAAATCTTGGGAGCATGGACACTTGCAAATTCTCCTACGAGATTACAAGAAGATTTGAGAAGGCTACCATATAACATTGTATCAGGCACTTCATCAGCCTGCCCACATGTTACTGCTGCAGCCGCATATGTCAAATCATTTCATCCATCATGGTCTCCGGCAGCTATAAAATCTGCTCTTATGACTaccg CCACCAAGATGAGTGAAGAAAAAACACCTCAAGCAGAATTTGCTTATGGAGCTGGCCAGATAAACCCTGAAAGGGCTAGAAAACCGGGCCTTGTGTATGATATTACACTAGTTGACTATTTGAAGTTTTTGTGCGGGCAAGGCTACAGAAACaatgatttgaaatttcttTCGGGAATGCATAGTGTTTGCAACCGTTATGGGACAGAAAATGCATGGAATTTGAACATGCCTTCATTTTCAATCCCTGTCATGCCTTCTACTCATTTTAATGTCACCTACACTAGGACAGTTACAAATGTGGGACCTTCATCATCTATTTACCAAGCCCAAATTATTGCTCCACCAGGATTAAACATACAAGTTGTGCCAAACGTACTTCATTTCTCTAGTGTCAGACAAACTCAAACATTTGCGGTGGTTTTCGTAGGAAGGATTAGTGTAGGGAACAATATTGTTTCTGCTTCTTTGTCATGGGTAAGCTCCACAAACACAGTGAGGAGCCCCattgttgtttttgttagaaactaa